Below is a genomic region from Salinirussus salinus.
GGAGTGGTTCGAGCACCACACCGGCGAGGACGCCGACGAGTGGGCCGACGGCTACCCCATCAGGAACCACAACACGACGACCATCGCACCGACCGGTACCACCTCGATGGTCGGCAACACGACGGGCGGCTGCGAGCCCATCTACAACGTCGCCTACTACAAGAACGTCTCCGACGACGTCCAGGGCGACGAGATGCTCGTGGAGTTCGACGACTACTTCCTGCGGGTGCTCGAGGAGAACGGGATCGACGTCGACGCCGTCAAACAGGAGGCCCAGGAACAGATGGCCGACAACGCCTTCGACGGCGTGTCCGGCCTGGAGACGGTGCCGGACGCCGTCGGCGAGCTGTTCGTGACGACGGGCGACCTCTCCGCCAAGGACCACGCCGGCGTCCAGGTCGCCTGCCAGGCGGGCGTCGATTCGGCCATCTCGAAGACGGTGAACGCGCCCAACGACTCCACCGTCGAGGACGCCAAAGAGGTCTTCCAGTACATCTACGACCACGGCGGCAAGGGAGTCACCTACTACCGCGACGGGACCCGCTCGAAGCAGGTGCTCACGACCCGCGCGAAGAACACCGAGTTCGCCGACGAGAGCGAGGCAGCGGAGGCGCTGGTCGAGCAGATCGAGGAGGTCTTCGGCGGGATCGAGGCCTTCGTCGGGAGCGAGGAGGTCCAGGCGGTCATCGACGACCAGGTTGAGGAGCTGTTGAGCGCGGCCGACCGCGCCGAGGAGTTCGCCCAGAAGCAGGACCGGCCGGACGTCCTCCACGGCGTGACCCAGCGCATCGACACCGGCTACGGGAAGCTCTACGTCAACATCAACGAGGACCCCGAGGCCGACCGTCCCTTCGAGCTGTTCGCGAACATCGGCAACTCCGGGGGCTTCACGGCCTCCTTCACCGAGGCGCTCGCGAAGACCATCTCGACGGCGCTCCGGGCGGGTGTCGACCCCTGGGAGATCGCCGAGGAGCTCCAGGGCATCCGCTCGCCGAAGGTCGCCTGGGACAAGGGCGAACAGATCCAGTCGATCCCCGACGCCATCGGGACGGCGATGCGCCGCTATCTGGAGGGCGACGTCGAGCGAGCCTACCCCCAGCAGCAGACGCTGGAGGAGACGGCCGGGGAGACCGGAGCCGACGCGCCCGGTGACGCCGACACGGCCCAGCCCGGCCCGATGACCGGCCCCGAGCCCGACGGGGGCGTGGCCAGCGAGGCCGGCACGGCGCCGGCCACCGAGGCGGCGGCCGAGGACATGGGCGACGACCAGGCGCTGATCGACGCCGGCGAGAGTCCGGAGTGTCCGGAGTGTGGCTCGATGTCGCTGTACTACGCGGAGGGCTGCAAGACCTGCGAGTCCTGTGGCTGGTCGGAGTGCTGAGCCCGGCCCGTCGGTCGCCGACGGGCTCGCCTGGCTCGCCGGCAAGCGTGTGACACTCGGGGCCGTCGCGCTCGTCGTCGCGGTTTTCGCGGTTCAGACCTTCGTTAGCGTCGCCTACGGCCTCGGTGGCTGGGCGTACATCTTCGTCGCCGGGCCCGACCCCTCACCGGGGTGGGTGCTCGCACCGTTCTCCCACCGTGGTCTGCCACACCTGCTGTCGACGCTCGCTGTCCTCGTCGTCTACGGCGCCCTCGCGGAGACGGCGCTGTCCGAGACGCGGTATTTCCTGTTCTGTCTCGGGGCAGCCTACGCCTCGACGGCGGCCCAGGTGGCGAGCTACGCGGCCGGCGCGCCCGGCCTGGGGACGCTCGGAGCCAGCGGGGTCGCGCTCGGCGCGGTCGCCTACGTCACGATGCGCACGCTCCTCGGCGGCGGGCTCCTCGAGCCGGCGACGGAGGTGGACTGGGTGTTCGCGCTCTCGGGGGCCTTCATCGTCGGCTACCACCTCGCCAACGACTTCCTGCCGGGCTTTACGCCGCTGTCCGGGACGGCGCCCTACGGCCACGCGGCGGGCATCATGGTCGGGCTGGCGGTGGCGCTGTGGGAACTCGGCCGGACAGAAGGCACAAGCCCGAGGGCGCCGTGACCCCTCCCATGGACGACGCAAGCACGGGGACGGCGGACCGCGAGCGGGAGGGGCAGGGCGGCCCGGACGCGTCGGACGGCCAGGGCGGACGCCCGTGTCCGGCCTGCGGGCGCGCGATGTACCGCCGGCACTGCAAGTACGTCTGCCCCAGCCACGGCGTCGTCTTCGACTGTTCGGACACGTTCTACTGACTGCCGGCGGACGGGCTACTGACCGCCCGAAGAGCGCCCGCTCGGCCCGGCGAGGTGGCTGTACACCGGCCCCGCGAGGACGAGCAGCGACAGGCCGGCGGCGGCGGCCACGAGCTCTATGGAGGGCGCGAGCGACGACAGCGAGAGGCGGCGCATCGAGTCACCGGTCAGGACGGCGACGGTCGCCCAGGGCACCTCGCCGACGACTGTCCCGACCAGAAAGCTCCCCGTCGAGATCCCCGACAGGCCGGCGCCGTAGGAGACCGCATCGCCGGGCAGCGGGAGCAGCCGGGCCGCGAGCACGCCGCGGACCTCCCCGACGGCCCCGACCAGCCGGTCGCCGGCCGCCCCGAAGGGCGCGAGCAGCCCCGCCTCCGCGTCCGCGCGGCGGGCGATGAGAAAGGGCGGGAGGTTCGAGAGCCCCGTGCCCGCGAGTGCCACCGGAATCCCGACTGCGGGGCCGTAGAGGTAGCCGACCAGGACCGCAAGCGCCGTCACCGGCCACAGCAGGAACGGCCGGGCCAGGTAGACCGCGCCGAGCACGGCGACGAAGGCGACGGGGTCGGCGGTCAGGCCGGCCAGCCGGTCGACCAGCGCCCGCGGCGAGAGCGTCAGGGCAGCCAGCAGGGCGACCGCTGCGAGCCCCGCGACCCCCAGCGCCTGTCGCCGTGCTGCCCGGTTCATACACTTCCGGCCGGCCGGCCCGGACAAACGCTTTGTGGTGGGCGGGCCAACCCCCGCCGTGGAGCGTTCCGACCACGAGACCGTCGAGCTCGGGGTGGAGCTGCTGGCCCATCTTGAACACGCCGAACTCGACCTGGCGGAGGCGGTCGACCGGGTCGAGACCGTCACGACCGACCCCCACCTCACCCGCGAGATCCTCGACACCGCCGAGCTCCGCGGGGTCATCGACCGCGAGGAGGGGATCGTCCGGCCACGGAGCGGCGAGTACGTCAGCTTCGAGGCCGACGTCGTGGCTCGCGAGGGCGAGTTCACCTGCCGGCGCTGTGGCGCGAGCATCTCGACCGGCCACTTCGTCCAGTTCGAGGCCGGGGAACACGGCCCCTTCGGCTCCTCGTGTATCAGGAAGGTGACCGGCCGGGAGTGACGCGACCGGGCGGGAGTAACAGAACGGGGGCCGTCAGCGTCCCTGCCGGAGTTCCTCGATCAGTTGCTCGACGGTCTCGCCCTGCTTCTGGACGGCCTGGCGCTGGCGGTCGACCGTCTCCTGGTACCCTTCGAGGATCTCGTTTTGCCGCTTGACCGCCTGCGTCAGGCGGTCGACCTGTGCTTTCAGTTCCTCGAACTCCTCCCGGTCGACGGTCCCCTCGGTCGCGGTTCCGGCTCCCGGCTCCGCGTTCGCGCCCGTCGCCGACTCCGCACGGCTGTCGGGCGTCGGTGTCACCGTCGCGTCCGTGGGGTCGTCGTCGGACCCGGACGGGCGGTCGCTCTCGGCGGGCGTCCGGCCCGGCTCGGCCGCCGTCGTCCGCTCCTCGTCGCCGGACTGGGTCGTTCCGGCGCCCGGTCCACCGGCCGTGTTACGCCCGGCACCGGAGCGGCCGCCGGCGTCCGCGGCCGGTTCCGAACCGCCACCCGCGTCGGCGTCCCGCCCGGCCCCGGCGTCGAGCCCCGCGTCCGACCCCTCCCCGACCAGCGGCGAGATGCCGTCGCTGAAGCCGATGTCGTCCCCGCCGGACCGGTCAGCCTCGTCGTCCTCGTCCTCGCCGACGGCCGCGTTCAACGCCTCCAGGGAGTCGACGTCGTGGTACGCGAACAGCGCCTCCTGGAGGGTCTCCCGGACCATCCGCGCCTCGTCGTTGGGCGCTTTGATGCGCTCGGGTCGCCCGCCGACCGCGAGGACGACCTGGGTCGCGACGCTCCCCTCCTCGAAG
It encodes:
- a CDS encoding rhomboid family intramembrane serine protease, whose translation is MAGRSAEPGPSVADGLAWLAGKRVTLGAVALVVAVFAVQTFVSVAYGLGGWAYIFVAGPDPSPGWVLAPFSHRGLPHLLSTLAVLVVYGALAETALSETRYFLFCLGAAYASTAAQVASYAAGAPGLGTLGASGVALGAVAYVTMRTLLGGGLLEPATEVDWVFALSGAFIVGYHLANDFLPGFTPLSGTAPYGHAAGIMVGLAVALWELGRTEGTSPRAP
- a CDS encoding TVP38/TMEM64 family protein; its protein translation is MNRAARRQALGVAGLAAVALLAALTLSPRALVDRLAGLTADPVAFVAVLGAVYLARPFLLWPVTALAVLVGYLYGPAVGIPVALAGTGLSNLPPFLIARRADAEAGLLAPFGAAGDRLVGAVGEVRGVLAARLLPLPGDAVSYGAGLSGISTGSFLVGTVVGEVPWATVAVLTGDSMRRLSLSSLAPSIELVAAAAGLSLLVLAGPVYSHLAGPSGRSSGGQ
- a CDS encoding DUF5830 family protein codes for the protein MVGGPTPAVERSDHETVELGVELLAHLEHAELDLAEAVDRVETVTTDPHLTREILDTAELRGVIDREEGIVRPRSGEYVSFEADVVAREGEFTCRRCGASISTGHFVQFEAGEHGPFGSSCIRKVTGRE
- a CDS encoding DUF7115 domain-containing protein, whose amino-acid sequence is MEIPSLVRNRLGDEDIETAVSLGDEDVVCFTQSRTLLYRGEGLLSDEGVEVFSHDVETLEVSEGRRKTKFVLGYVDGTDSFTVPGKRREAVLERLLDGVLTTAGVIEPTESIAGVFRFSELSLVVTEARLVKHVGTPVWDEDFEVYPFADVTGLSFEEGSVATQVVLAVGGRPERIKAPNDEARMVRETLQEALFAYHDVDSLEALNAAVGEDEDDEADRSGGDDIGFSDGISPLVGEGSDAGLDAGAGRDADAGGGSEPAADAGGRSGAGRNTAGGPGAGTTQSGDEERTTAAEPGRTPAESDRPSGSDDDPTDATVTPTPDSRAESATGANAEPGAGTATEGTVDREEFEELKAQVDRLTQAVKRQNEILEGYQETVDRQRQAVQKQGETVEQLIEELRQGR